CCGCGTGACGAAGGGTGTGCCGCGCGCTACTAAAGTTGTTGCGTGAGTAAGACCGGATTCGACCTCTTCACCGACCGCTCCGTTGTCGCTATGCGCGTCAACGGCGAACTGAAGGACCTCGCGGCGACAACCGCAGACTCCGACACGGTCGAACCCGTCACCATCGATTCGCCCGATGGTCTCAACATCCTTCGCCACTCTGCTGCCCACGTCATGGCTCAAGCGGTGCAGTCCATCAACCCCGAGGCGAAGCTCGGCATCGGCCCGCCCGTCGAGGACGGCTTCTACTACGACTTCGACGTCGAGGAGCCCTTCACCCCTGAGGACCTCAAGGCGATCGACAAAGAGATGTCCCGCATCGTCCGTCAGGGCCAGCGCTTTCAGCGTCGTGTGGTGACCGAAGACGAAGCGCGACAAGAGTTGGCGGACGAGCCCTACAAACTCGAGCTCATCGGTCTCAAGGGAGCAGCATCCGGCACTGCGCAATTCGAGGACGGCGAGTCAGTCGAGATCGGCGGCGGCGAGCTCACGATCTACGACAACGTCGACGGCAAAACCGGAGAGGTCTTCTGGAAGGACCTGTGCCGCGGCCCGCACCTTCCGAATACGCGCATGATCGGCAACGGTTGGGCGCTCGTACGTAATGCCGCCGCCTATTGGCGTGGCTCTGAGAAGAACAAGCAGCTGCAGCGTATTTACGGAACGGCCTGGCCCACGAAGGACGAGCTGCGTGCGTACCAGGAGCGACAGGCCGAAGCGGCGAAGCGCGACCACCGCAAGTTGGGTGCCGAGCTCGATCTGTTCTCGTTCCCCGAGGAGATCGGTTCAGGCCTCGCGGTCTTCCACCCCAAGGGTGGAATCATTCGCGCAGAAATCGAAAACTACATGCGCGAGCGTCTTCGCTCCCACGACTACGAGCTCGTCAACACACCGCACATCACCAAAAAGCACCTCTTCGAGACGAGCCAGCACCTCAACTGGTATCGCGAGGGAATGTTCCCGCCCATGCATTTGGACGAGGAGACGGATGCCGAAGGCAACGTCACGCGTCAGGGTCAGGACTATTACCTCAAGCCCATGAACTGCCCGATGCACAATCTGATCTTCCGCGCGCGCGGACGAAGCTACCGCGAGCTGCCGCTTCGACTTGCCGAATTCGGAACCGTGTACCGCTACGAGAAGAGCGGAACGCTCCAGGGGCTCACACGTGTTCGCGGTCTCACTCAGGACGACGCGCACATCTACGTCACCGAGGATCAGGTGAAGGACGAGATCGCGCGTCAGCTCGATTTCGTGTTCGAGACCCTCCGCGGTTATGGGCTCACCGACTTCTACCTCGAATTGTCGACTCGCGACCCCGACAAGTCCGTCGGCACCGATGAGCAGTGGGAGGTCGCGACCGAGACCCTTCGCGAGGTGGCGGTCGACTCCGGACTCGAACTCGTGGCGGACCCGGGCGGTGCGGCCTTCTACGGGCCGAAGATCTCGGTGCAGGCTCGCGACGCGATTGGGCGCACCTGGCAGCTTTCGACGGTGCAGCTGGACTTCAACCAGCCAGAACTCTTCGAGCTGGAGTACACGGCGGCGGACGGAACGCGTCAGCAGCCCATCATGATTCACCGCGCGCTGCTCGGTTCCATCGAGCGGTTTTTCGCGATTCTGCTGGAGCACTATGCCGGCGCCTTCCCGGTGTGGCTCGCACCGGTGCAGGTTGTGGGTATCCCCGTCTCGGAGGAGCACGAGGAGTACCTGAGCGACATCATCCGTCGCCTGAAGGATGCCGGGGTGCGGGCAGAGCTCGACACCTCCAGTGACCGCATGCAGAAGAAGATCCGCACCCACACACTGCAGAAGATCCCCTATCTGCTGATCGCGGGAGCCGAGGATTCGGCCAATGGATCCGTGAGCTTCCGGTTCCGCGACGGTTCGCAGGAGAATGGCATTCCCGTGGACGATGCGGTCGCACGCATCCTCGACTCGATAGCGACCAAGGCCCAGGTCTAGTGCGGGACTACGACGGAACGGATCTCGGTGAGGCCGAGCCCGCATCGGATTTTGCGGCCGTTCCTGATGCTTTCCAGCGACTGTGGACTCCCTATCGCATCGCTTACATCAAGGCGAATTCGGAACAGGAACCGGGGGCGGAGGGGTGCCCGTTCTGTGTCGCCCCGACGCTGAGCGACGAAAAGGCCCTCATCGTTCACCGGGGCGAGCACGCGTTTGTGCTCCTCAATCTCTACCCCTACAACAGCGGTCATCTCCTCGTGTGTCCGTACCGCCATGTTGCGACGTATGACGAGGCGACTGCTGACGAGGTGGCGGAGATCGGTAGCCTCACTCAGACGGCCATGCGCGTGCTGACAGAGACCTCGGGATGCCACGGCTTCAACATCGGCATGAATCAGGGTCGGATCGCGGGTGCGGGTGTTGCTGAGCACCTCCACCAGCACATCGTGCCCCGATGGGCGCTCGACTCGAACTTCTTCCCCATCGTGGCGGGGACGAAGGCGGTGCCTCGCCTTCTCGGCGAAGTCCGTGCCGAGATCGCGGCGGCGTGGCCACAGAACTGACTCCGTCGTCGAGTCTCTCCACCACCAGACGTAGAATTTAAGGATCATGAGCTCACACAGCAACAACACTGACGGTTTCGGTACTACGCGCGTCAAGCGTGGTCTCGCGGAGATGCTCAAGGGCGGCGTCATCATGGACGTCGTCACCGCCGACCAGGCGAAGATCGCCGAGGATGCCGGTGCTGTGGCCGTCATGGCTCTTGAGCGTGTGCCCGCCGACATCCGCTCCCAGGGAGGCGTGGCGCGCATGAGCGACCCCGACCTCATCGATCAGATCATCGCGTCGGTCTCGATCCCCGTCATGGCGAAGGCCCGTATCGGCCACTTCGTCGAGGCTCAGGTCCTCGAGGCACTCAAGGTCGACTACATCGACGAGTCAGAAGTGCTCTCGCCCGCGGACTATGTGAACCACATCGACAAGTGGCAGTTCGATGTTCCCTTCGTGTGCGGGGCCACGAACCTGGGCGAGGCTCTGCGTCGCATCACCGAGGGAGCGGCGATGATCCGTTCCAAGGGTGAGGCCGGCACGGGTGACGTCTCCGAAGCGACCAAGCACATCCGCACGATCACGGGCGAGATCAACGCTCTGCGGTCGAAGACGAAGGACGAACTCTACGTCGCGGCCAAAGAACTTCAGGCGCCTTACGAACTCGTGCGAGAGGTCGCCGAGACGGGCAAACTTCCGGTGGTTCTCTTCACCGCGGGAGGTGTAGCGACGCCGGCGGATGCTGCGCTCATGATGCAGCTCGGCGCAGACGGCGTCTTCGTCGGCTCCGGCATCTTCAAGTCTGGCGACCCCGCCAAACGTGCCGCGGCGATTGTCAAGGCGACGACCTTCCACGACGACCCATCGGTGATCGCTGATGCGTCCCGTGGCCTCGGCGAGGCGATGGTGGGCATCAACGTCGCAGATCTCCCCGCACCGCACCGGCTCGCCGAGCGTGGCTGGTAAACCGACAGTAGGGGTGCTCGCCCTTCAAGGCGATTATCGCGAGCACCTCGCCGTGCTCGCCGAACTTGGCGCAAGGACCGTACCCGTGCGCCGCCCGAGTGAACTCGCTCAGGTCGACGGACTCGTCATCCCGGGCGGCGAGTCGACGGTCATGGACAAACTGAGCCGTCAGTTTGACCTCGCGGAGCCGCTCGTCGATGCAATCTCCGCCGGGCTTCCCGTGTACGGCACGTGCGCTGGACTGATCATGCTGTCGAACACCGTTGTCGACGCTATCGAGGGTCAACAGACCTTGGGCGGCCTCGATGTCGTTGTGCGCCGCAACGCTTTCGGTTCGCAAGTCGACTCGTTCGAAACCGATCTCGATATCCCCGCTCTCGGCGAACCGCCCGTGCACGCGGTGTTCATTCGCGCACCGATCGTGGAGTCGACGGGCCCCAGCGTCGACGTGCTGTCGGCGCTCGATGACGGCAGGGTCGTCGCTGTGCAGCAGGGCCCACTACTCGGGACAGCGTTCCACCCCGAGATCACCGGTGACGTCCGATTCCATCGCTACTTCCTCGACCGCATCATCGCTGCCTGACTCACACGCGACGCCCGTAGGCGATTATGTGGGTATGAAACTGTACTCGGACTTCGCTCCCCGCAGAACGCGCCAGGTCCTCGCGGATGTCACGGCCCTCGCGCTCATCGCAGCGTGGGTGTGGCTCGGCGTCACCGTCTACGGACTCGTCGCCCAACTTGCACAGTGGGGGCGGGACGTCGAGAACGCGGGCGCGGGTTTTCGGGACACCATGACGGAGGTGGGGGAGAACCTGGGGTCGATCCCGCTTATCGGTCCGGGCATCCGGGTGCCTTTTGACGGCGCTTCCGGTGCTGGTGAAACGCTCGAGGCGGCCGGCCAGAGTCAGCAGGAGACCGTCGCACTCTTGGCGACCACTCTGGGTGTGGGTATCGCCGTGCTGCCGATCGTGACGATTTTGCTGCTGTGGCTCATCCCTCGCGCCCGATTTGTGCGGCGCGCTGGCCGGGTTGGCGCCATTGCCGCATCGAGCGGAGGAATTGACCTTCTTGCCCTCCGTGCTCTTGCGACACAGAGGCTATCGGTGATCGCAACTGTCGATGCCGACGCGATGTCCGCCTGGCGGCGCGGGGACGAAGCCGTGATGCGCAAGCTTGCCGCCATCGAACTGGAGGCGTCCGGCATCCGATTGACCGATGGGCAAGTCGTCCCGACAACGAAGCTATAGCTGGTCGAGCCTGCGATATTTCGGACGCGCTCCGCGCGTGGACGCGTACCCATCGAGCTCCCGCACCTCACGCTCGGTGGTCACCGCCGCGGTACCGCTGCTGGTCCTATTCTCGGAATTCGCAAACCCGAACGCGAGTTCAAGAACGGACTCGGGATGCCCGTGCCGACGCATCCGCCGTGCGACCGAAAACTCCCAGAGATCTGCGTTGGGTCCCCACGAACACACAAGCTCATCGAGTTCGGAATGTTGAGGGCGGAAGTCCCTGAAGAACCCGGCCATGGCGTGCACACCCTGAGCGACGGTAATGCTCTCCAGCGAACGCCCGTCTGACTCGAGGGTCCGGAGGAAGGCGTTACGAGCGAATGAGATTCTGAACCAGCGCGAGGCCACCCGCCGATCGTACGGCAGGGTCCCGCGTGTTCGATCTCAGTAGACTGGTCGGCATGTCAGGCCACTCCAAGTGGGCGACGACCAAGCACAAGAAGGCGATCATCGATCAGCGTCGTGCCAAGTCGTTCGCCAAACTCATCAAGAACATCGAAGTCGCGGCGAAGATCGGCGGAGCCGACCTCTCGGGCAATCCCACTCTCGTTGACGCGGTACAGAAGGCAAAAAAGACTTCCGTGCCAAACGACAACATCGACCGCGCGATCAAGCGCGGTGCCGGCCTGACCGGTGAGAGCGTCGATTATCAGACGATCATGTACGAAGGCTATGGCCCGAACGGTGTGGCCCTTCTCATCGAGTGCCTCACCGACAACAAGAACCGCGCTGCCGCCGACGTTCGCACCGCTATGACACGCAACGGTGGCACACTCGCCGATCCGGGCAGTGTCGCGTACAACTTCCACCGCAAGGGCGTCATCTCGATCACCAAGACCGATGGAGTGACCGAGGACGACATACTCGAAGCCGTGCTCGAGGCCGGCGCAGAGGAGGTCAAGGACCAGGGTGGCGGATTCGAGGTCATCACCGACCCGTCTCAACTCGTTGAGGCCCGGACCGCGCTGCAGAACGCGGGAATCGATTACGACTCGGCCGATTCCGAGTTTGTGCCCGGTCTCAGTATCGACGTCGATGCCGAGACGGCACGGAAGGTGTTCCGTCTCATCGACGCGCTCGAGGACTCCGACGACGTTCAGAACATTTATTCGAACTTCGCCGTGTCGCCCGAGGTTCAGACCGAACTCGATCAAGACTAGGAGCATGGCGCTCAGAGTCCTCGGTATCGATCCCGGGCTCACGCGATGTGGCGTCGGAGTGGTCGACGTGGCGCCCGATCGCACAGCGTCCTTGGTGTTCGTTGGAGTGGTGCGCACACCCCCCGAACTCGCACTAGAGCGGCGACTGCTGGCGATCTCCGAGGGCATCAGTGAGGTCCTCGAGGAGTTCGCCCCGCACGCCGTGGCCGTTGAGCGTGTGTTCGCTCAACACAATCTGAGAACGGTCATGGGTACGGCGCAAGCAAGTGGGGTGGCATTGCAGCTCGCGGCATCCCGGGGCCTGACGGTTGGTCTTCATACGCCGAGCGAGGTCAAGGCGGCCATCACCGGCTATGGCTCGGCGGACAAACGTCAGGTGGCGTCGATGGTTGCTCGTGTGTTGCATCTCGACTCTCCTCCGAAGCCGGCTGACGCAGCGGATGCCCTCGCGCTCGCTCTGTGTCACGCGTGGCGCGGATCCCTTGCCGCACCGGCCATGGGCGACACGACGCTCACGCCTGCTCAGCGGTTGTGGCGTGACGCCGAAGTCGCGTCGAGAAGAGCGGTGCGCTCGTGATCGCGTCGGTCCGCGGGTCAGTCCTCGTGAGTGCTGGAACGACCGTTGTCATCGATGTCGGGGGAGTCGGGCTGTCGATCAGCACGACACCCCAAAACGCCCTTGCCTTGCGAGTAGGCATGGAGGCTACCGTTCACACGGCGCTTATCGTCCGTGAAGACGACCTTTCGCTGTTCGGTTTCGCGACGAAGGACGAACTCGACGTTTTTGACCTACTGCGAGGCGTGACCGGGGTAGGGCCGAAGAGCGCTCTCGGTGTTCTTGCGACAATGACGCCTGCGCAGATCGCGTCAGCGGTCGACGCCGAGGACGACGCCGCGTTCCGTAAGGTGCCCGGAATCGGACCCAAAACCGCGAAGCTCATCATCGTCAGCCTTGCCGGCAAACTCGCGGTCGCGTCCACCGTGACTGAGCCCGTGTCGAGCACGCCGAGCTCGGCTCGCGACGATGTCGCGGTTGCGCTTGTCGGGCTCGGTTGGCCCGAACGCGTTGCAGCGTCGGCCGTCGAGGATGCTCTCGCCGTTGCATCCGCAGCCGAAAAGGACAGCGTGCCGGCGCTCCTGCGCATCGCTCTCGCCTCGCTGGGCCCGCGGAGCTGACATGGATGTCGACGCAATTTCGAGCCCCGATCCCGAATCGGACCAGGAACTCGCCTTCGAGGGGGCGCTACGACCGAAATCTCTTGACGAATTTGTCGGCCAGACGAAGGTGCGCGGTCAGCTCGAGCTGCTCCTTAAGGCTGCCGCGATGCAAAACAGGGCACCCGATCACATCCTGCTGGCCGGGCCGCCCGGACTCGGAAAAACGACGCTCGCCATCATCGTCGCGCTCGAGAGCGGCAAACCATTGCGAATGTCGAGCGGTCCGGCGATTCAACACGCTGGCGATCTCGCGGCAGTCCTCTCGTCTCTCGTGCCCGGTGAAGTTCTCTTTATCGACGAGATCCACCGCATGGCGCGCTCGGCCGAGGAGATGCTCTACCTCGCGATGGAGGATTTCCGGATCGACATCATGGTGGGAAAGGGCGCGGGCGCTACATCGATTCCGCTCGAACTCGCGCCATTTACCCTCGTCGGAGCCACCACGAGGGCTGGCCTCCTCCCTAATCCTCTCCGCGACAGGTTCGGATTCACCGCACACCTGGAGTTCTACGATGAACCCGAACTCGAACGAGTATTAGCCCGAGCCGCCGACCTCCTGGGTCTTGAGTTGTCCGGTGATTCGCGAGCAGAGATTGCCCGCCGCAGCCGCGGGACCCCACGAATCGCAAATCGTCTCCTCCGACGGGTGCGCGACTATGAACTCGTCCACGGCGGGGGAGCCTCAGTTGCCGCCGTCCAGGCCGCGCTCGAGCTTTACGATGTCGACCCACTCGGGCTTGACCGGTTGGACCGGGCCGTGATGCACGCCGTGCTCATGAGATTCGACGGGGGACCGGTGGGCCTGAACACCCTCGCGGTCTCGGTAGGAGAAGAAGCGGAGACGATCGAGTCGGTCGTCGAGCCGTTCCTCGTTCGAATCGGGCTGCTCACGCGCACACCTCGAGGCCGAGTGGCGAGCCGTGAGGCGTGGAAGCACTTCGGGCTGCGACCACCCGCGGCATCCGGTGCCCAGCCGGGCCTCTTCGACGATGACCTATAATTGGGGCGGTTGCCCAGCTACGTCGCCGTAGACTGCGAACCATGGCTCGGCAGAGTGCCGACAACCCCCACCCCGGAAGGTGTCCTTGATGGATCCGTTAACTATCGGAATGCTTGCCATCCTGGCTGTGCTCGTGTTTTTCATGTTCCGCAATAGCAGGAAGCGCAAGCAGCAGGCGGAGGAGCTCTCGCTGAAGATGGTTCCGGGCGTGCGCGTCATGACCAGCTTCGGTCTGTTCGCGACCCTCGTGTCGGTTGACGACATCAAGAACGAGGCGGTGCTCGAGGTGAGCCCCGGTGTTTTTGTTACCGTCCACAAGCAGACTCTCGCCAAGGCCGTAGAAGAAGCCGAGGGCGAGCCCGGTGAACCGCGCTCGGTTGAAGAGGCGATGGAGATTGCCAACCGTGAGGCAGCGGAGCGCGAGGCGGCTGAGGCCGCCGCTGCGGATACCGAAGAGCCCGCGTACGGTGAGCGCATCGAGCCCGAGAAGAAGCCTCGGTCAAAGAAGGCCTCCGAGTAGCACTAGCCTAGGTTGCTGGCTCCGCAATGCGGGGCCAGCACTTCAC
This genomic window from Antiquaquibacter oligotrophicus contains:
- a CDS encoding preprotein translocase subunit YajC — encoded protein: MDPLTIGMLAILAVLVFFMFRNSRKRKQQAEELSLKMVPGVRVMTSFGLFATLVSVDDIKNEAVLEVSPGVFVTVHKQTLAKAVEEAEGEPGEPRSVEEAMEIANREAAEREAAEAAAADTEEPAYGERIEPEKKPRSKKASE
- a CDS encoding HIT family protein, giving the protein MRDYDGTDLGEAEPASDFAAVPDAFQRLWTPYRIAYIKANSEQEPGAEGCPFCVAPTLSDEKALIVHRGEHAFVLLNLYPYNSGHLLVCPYRHVATYDEATADEVAEIGSLTQTAMRVLTETSGCHGFNIGMNQGRIAGAGVAEHLHQHIVPRWALDSNFFPIVAGTKAVPRLLGEVRAEIAAAWPQN
- the pdxS gene encoding pyridoxal 5'-phosphate synthase lyase subunit PdxS; amino-acid sequence: MSSHSNNTDGFGTTRVKRGLAEMLKGGVIMDVVTADQAKIAEDAGAVAVMALERVPADIRSQGGVARMSDPDLIDQIIASVSIPVMAKARIGHFVEAQVLEALKVDYIDESEVLSPADYVNHIDKWQFDVPFVCGATNLGEALRRITEGAAMIRSKGEAGTGDVSEATKHIRTITGEINALRSKTKDELYVAAKELQAPYELVREVAETGKLPVVLFTAGGVATPADAALMMQLGADGVFVGSGIFKSGDPAKRAAAIVKATTFHDDPSVIADASRGLGEAMVGINVADLPAPHRLAERGW
- a CDS encoding YebC/PmpR family DNA-binding transcriptional regulator; this encodes MSGHSKWATTKHKKAIIDQRRAKSFAKLIKNIEVAAKIGGADLSGNPTLVDAVQKAKKTSVPNDNIDRAIKRGAGLTGESVDYQTIMYEGYGPNGVALLIECLTDNKNRAAADVRTAMTRNGGTLADPGSVAYNFHRKGVISITKTDGVTEDDILEAVLEAGAEEVKDQGGGFEVITDPSQLVEARTALQNAGIDYDSADSEFVPGLSIDVDAETARKVFRLIDALEDSDDVQNIYSNFAVSPEVQTELDQD
- the thrS gene encoding threonine--tRNA ligase; amino-acid sequence: MRVNGELKDLAATTADSDTVEPVTIDSPDGLNILRHSAAHVMAQAVQSINPEAKLGIGPPVEDGFYYDFDVEEPFTPEDLKAIDKEMSRIVRQGQRFQRRVVTEDEARQELADEPYKLELIGLKGAASGTAQFEDGESVEIGGGELTIYDNVDGKTGEVFWKDLCRGPHLPNTRMIGNGWALVRNAAAYWRGSEKNKQLQRIYGTAWPTKDELRAYQERQAEAAKRDHRKLGAELDLFSFPEEIGSGLAVFHPKGGIIRAEIENYMRERLRSHDYELVNTPHITKKHLFETSQHLNWYREGMFPPMHLDEETDAEGNVTRQGQDYYLKPMNCPMHNLIFRARGRSYRELPLRLAEFGTVYRYEKSGTLQGLTRVRGLTQDDAHIYVTEDQVKDEIARQLDFVFETLRGYGLTDFYLELSTRDPDKSVGTDEQWEVATETLREVAVDSGLELVADPGGAAFYGPKISVQARDAIGRTWQLSTVQLDFNQPELFELEYTAADGTRQQPIMIHRALLGSIERFFAILLEHYAGAFPVWLAPVQVVGIPVSEEHEEYLSDIIRRLKDAGVRAELDTSSDRMQKKIRTHTLQKIPYLLIAGAEDSANGSVSFRFRDGSQENGIPVDDAVARILDSIATKAQV
- the ruvC gene encoding crossover junction endodeoxyribonuclease RuvC, translating into MALRVLGIDPGLTRCGVGVVDVAPDRTASLVFVGVVRTPPELALERRLLAISEGISEVLEEFAPHAVAVERVFAQHNLRTVMGTAQASGVALQLAASRGLTVGLHTPSEVKAAITGYGSADKRQVASMVARVLHLDSPPKPADAADALALALCHAWRGSLAAPAMGDTTLTPAQRLWRDAEVASRRAVRS
- the ruvB gene encoding Holliday junction branch migration DNA helicase RuvB, translated to MDVDAISSPDPESDQELAFEGALRPKSLDEFVGQTKVRGQLELLLKAAAMQNRAPDHILLAGPPGLGKTTLAIIVALESGKPLRMSSGPAIQHAGDLAAVLSSLVPGEVLFIDEIHRMARSAEEMLYLAMEDFRIDIMVGKGAGATSIPLELAPFTLVGATTRAGLLPNPLRDRFGFTAHLEFYDEPELERVLARAADLLGLELSGDSRAEIARRSRGTPRIANRLLRRVRDYELVHGGGASVAAVQAALELYDVDPLGLDRLDRAVMHAVLMRFDGGPVGLNTLAVSVGEEAETIESVVEPFLVRIGLLTRTPRGRVASREAWKHFGLRPPAASGAQPGLFDDDL
- the ruvA gene encoding Holliday junction branch migration protein RuvA, producing MIASVRGSVLVSAGTTVVIDVGGVGLSISTTPQNALALRVGMEATVHTALIVREDDLSLFGFATKDELDVFDLLRGVTGVGPKSALGVLATMTPAQIASAVDAEDDAAFRKVPGIGPKTAKLIIVSLAGKLAVASTVTEPVSSTPSSARDDVAVALVGLGWPERVAASAVEDALAVASAAEKDSVPALLRIALASLGPRS
- the pdxT gene encoding pyridoxal 5'-phosphate synthase glutaminase subunit PdxT; the protein is MAGKPTVGVLALQGDYREHLAVLAELGARTVPVRRPSELAQVDGLVIPGGESTVMDKLSRQFDLAEPLVDAISAGLPVYGTCAGLIMLSNTVVDAIEGQQTLGGLDVVVRRNAFGSQVDSFETDLDIPALGEPPVHAVFIRAPIVESTGPSVDVLSALDDGRVVAVQQGPLLGTAFHPEITGDVRFHRYFLDRIIAA